The segment TATGAGAAAGTTGTTTATTGCAAATTTCACAAGAATAAGGTTTTTCATTAGTATGGCTACGGTAATGGCTGTTCAGACACTGTTTCAAAGAAAACCTTTTTTCACATACAATACAAGAATATGGCTTTTCATTCGTATGAGTTCGATAATGcctttttaaatactgttttgtAGAAAAAGCTTTACTGCATGTGTCACAAGAATAAGGTCTATCACCTGAGTGAATGCGTTTATGTTGATTCAAATTACttttctgaagaaataatttaCCGCACATATCACAGGAAAAGGGTTTCTCGTTCGAATGAAGCCGATAATGATAATTTAAGCGATGTTTGTGGGAAAAGTTTTTTCCACACTTATCACAAGAAAAGAGTTTTTCATTAGTGTGACATCTTGAATGCTTATTCAAATAACcttctttagaaaattttctgcCACATGTATCGCACGAATAGGGTTTTTCCACGGCATCATTACGAACGGATTCACATGAACAACTTTTCCCAAAGAAAAATTCACCACATAAATCGCATTTGGGATTCTGATTTGTCCGAGTTTGAATGTGAATATTTGTATCAATGCCACATGCGTCATGGGGCGGATCGCTAACTAAATTTGCTTCATTCGTCTTGACAGAAACCTCCATCCTCttttttctgaacaaatttttactttaaaaaaaatgtggtaaaGTCGCATGAGTTGTAATCGCCCATTAGGCAATGCTTTTCATTCGTACATAATAAGAACTACATTCTACTTTCTTTTGAAGTAGACACTTTATTCCTTCACTGCATGCTCCTATCCTCAAAAGTCatctagaaaaagaaaattcaatctcAGTATCACATCATGTTTCTACACAATTTGTCATTATACAATCGTTCAAaagactaaattattaaaaacttcaattctttgtttgcttcttttttttttgtcaaattaatggaatacgtttttaaaataacttacaaGTTACTACAGTTTATAAATCAGTTTTGTAACTAAAGGGCTTTTTAAGTGAATAttcaggccgcggtggcctggtgataagatctcggcttcggaaccggagggtttcaagttcgagaccagatgacaccgaagaaccgtcgtgtaagctggtctggtgcatgttagatccgtcggagccaaacatccttccgctggtgtggaagtttagagtgGAGGTGCCAGCACAgctgccgtcctcgtcatctgaccgcggttcaaaatgacgaggtccgtcccaaaagagTCCTAcagttgttttaaaacgggacattaacaTAAATAAACTTAAGTGAATATTCATCAGTTGGAAAAATCTCGAGTAGTgagttttcaactttttttttgtatcatttgtaATCTTACAAGATATAATTtgggattaaaaatatttgccctAGATTAGCCCGATTGCTATTAATAAAAATCGaagtatttaaactattattgtatcgacgattaaaaaaaaaaaaaaaaaaaaaaaaggacatgcccaaatattgccatttttgaaaatatgaaatttaaggtcactcaacaattatttttttttcagtattttactgaagaaatatgatgtttttgcctttaatttttttatgctggaGTCTCATACAtatgatttaatttgataagagCAATATATTTATAGGAGCCTCCAGTTACAAGAAATTGCActttcaaaagcaataaaaatcaaattttcaatcctGACGAGCTCTTTAgctaaaagattaaataatataatgaaatatatgcaGTAGAATATTCCCTAGGAGTGGGGGCACCTCCAAAATAAGAATTCCAATAGGGTGGTTGGTTTCTGATGGGCACAGAAATGATGTGGGAAAGGCTATTTCTTACGGATGACGGAATGTGCCTCTAATggaggggttgtaccgtggccggatATGGCCTTAGGCCTCAACCACAGTTTCCCTAAACGCTGTAAAGGTCATTCAGATTTTCCCAAATATCTTCAACGCGGAAGGAAAGAGCCATCTGTAGTCTAATTGAGTTATTTATGAAGTATATAAATCACACACTTTTATTCTTTGTATGATTATGTTTCAATTTATCTACCGTGCTATTAGTTGGATTTTGcattgcttttacattaaaacGGACATTTCGTTCCATTAATTATAGAGGTAAGTGTACAGGGTGGGCAAAAAatccataaaaactttaaaaattcataaaacccgaaaaaataatcgaaataaaaaacggtttgcaggtTTAGCACCGATAAGTAGCGGAATCTTTTTaagacaagaaaaaataattaaaaaaacatccgATAGGTAGCGTTTTGTACATAAGTTAAAGAAACGAaacgcaaataacaaaaataatgttccCGAATCATTCACTAAAGCAATATGTGTTCCACATGTCCACCACCACAGGTCATAACACATGCAGGCGTGTCGCAAATCCAGCAACGGCAGAGTGCAGCATGTTATACATGACATCTCTCGGCGGATTGCATCTTTCAATTCCGGCAGCCAGGATGGACGGGATCGATACAGCCGagattttaaatttccccatagCCAAAAGTCTGCTAGAGTCAGATCTGGAGACTGAGGAGACCATGGAAACTTGCAATGTCTGCTAATGATTCTATCATCTCCGAACGTCTATATCAGGAATTCCTTGACTCTGAGCATTTATTGCCACCGTTTATCACCCATTTACCGGACACTGTATTTCAAAGAAGAGGGCTCCCATGATGAAGGAACCTGTGGAGCCACAACACAATGTGACTTTTGGGGAATGCAGTGGTTTCTCATATACATCGCGGATTTGACGTGTCGCCATGGAGCGAAAAAGGcgcttcatctgtccacaagaTGTTAAAGACCCAGGAGGGATTTTGATCAATTTTGCATAGAGCTCACCTCGCAAATGCTTCTCTCTCTACGGTATCAGCTGGTAAAAGTTCATGGCAagatcgtaattttgaatcaagaACTTATTTATAATTGCCTGTCTAGtttgcatatttccaactaagtaccagcgccatctgtcggctgtttttttattatttttcttatcttaaaaagaTAAGGAAAAATAATCCCGTGACCTATTAATGCTAAACctgcaaaccattttttttttatttcagttgtttttccgggttttatgaatttttacagtttttgtgGACTTTTTTCAGGTACCTATATGGAAAACAGAATAggtaataattcttaaaattgtaCAACTAAAAATGCTCATCACAAGCTAAATCTTCAAGTCTCTCGCCGAAGGAAAATTAAACCGAGAAACAGCAAGAGATAAAAGTGATATGAAGAATAATCAATATTTCCTGAACAAAATAGCTGCCAAATACGTGGCAAATGAATCAGTGATGTGACAGAACTAGTAAATATATTGTACTTCATTCATGACTTGCATAACATACATGATATCCTCTCGTCAGGAGGACTTAACAAAAACATGTGAATGAATAAGTCAccggataaataaataattttttcgatgGAGTTTAATGGACTCCATTTCCATATCTCTTTCATCTTTGTAAGCGACAGCTGATTGTCTTTCTAAAttgataatgatttataaattaacatattcatttttacttatgCGGAATAACGAATATTAAATATCCTAAAGCATCTCTGTTTAAAGGGGTTGGTTACTATCGTAATTTAATACTGTGTATTcttaataaatgtgaatttttatctGTATCCTCAATATTagcaataacataaataaatttaatagttctCTTCTTTGGAAATGTAAACATATCATGGAACAcactgagagaaaaaaattactgtatcAATCATTATtgcctttttgaaaaattattagaaacattttttttaatttccatatccATATGCAGCATTGGTTAACAGAGAAtcatagaaaacatttaaatccattaaatagaatatttaaaaagattttagttaatatatatatatatatatatatatatatatatatatatatatatatatatatatatatatatatatattcaaattaattacgCAATTATTGTTTCGTAAGatttaatccttttaaaaagaaattttgagctTCTTTTGcttagaacaaaaaaataataaaaattcagaattacaatgcttttgaaaatatcagtaaataaaatttataagctatttaagaatcaaaaattaatatttacgtgatatttctactaataataaatataaatatatgcgtGTTAGCATTCCataggccagaccatttgatctGCGGtgaccaaatttggtacatatatatctTGGACTGAAGAAGCGTTCATCTCagaatgacttttaaaaaattttaatcaataaaaaattgagcaaatatttgacattatttctgtgaaaactttggaaaatttgacttgttaaataaaaattgttattttaaccataccaatttaataattatgcaaaaaattaaatattaaaaagaatattcctTTGCCTAATTTTCAACTGTAGATTACATTATTGACCTGAGGTCAAAccgttttaattatttcatcaaatatttaatctcatgcTTTTCTTTCCATTTAATAATTCCTTAgctttccattgttgaaagctaaggaagaagagTTCTCtgtaatatctgtgtaatttataaatttttttttttaaaaaaggaagttaCAATACAGCGAAATTAAGAAGGTAGATGACCCGcatatttgcattttcaatagTGCTATGATATAACATCATAGAACTAGTCTTCATTCGATAGGCTCATGAACAgatatttgagaatttaaaagaatcatgGACAtcattatatctaaatgatttaattgaaattaaatataactgatGTCCTTGGGGAATCAGTTGCTTGCCACTAACAacctaacaaaaaataaaataacacttcaaaattatttgtaaaaaaaatgtcaaaatatatataaattgaccATATATATAACTGCCCACAGATAGTTTATATACTTGAGAActtctttttgataaattaaaaaagtaatctcaacttttaatacaaaagtgaTGACCTCGATCTTTTGATGATCCAAATGAATTTTCCTTGAATAGAAACTGGTATTACAAATTTGACACTATTTCTTTGGCACAAAATTGTTTTCGAGAAAGAAGCATTCAGTAGGTAACATAAATTTAGTATTCAAGTAAACTGAAAGACACAtactcttaaattaaaataaattaatgaatctgCCAAAGacaattaaatcataaatatttaaaatatatgaaaaaaatgaattgatatatCATTAGAAAACTACATTGTGAAAAAATGTTTGCAGTCATATATTTCTGCATATAAATTATGACaactgaatattaatattttcatttacaataaattaaattaacattttctttttaatatttagtgacTCTATCCAGTTAATGTTGAGAATTGTAAGAATCactaaatattgcaattttaagtaaatatccGCTCAActtattttagagatttttgaaatcagaaaaatataaatacataattttcataagtttaaaaaaaaaaagaacagaaagaaagaaaaaaagaatataataattagacGCTGAGGAGAAAACCAGAAAATATTCTGGCTTGCAGAATCTTAATGACATGCAAGTGTACCATTACTTTTTGtcatttcaaacaaataagtCAAAGCTTCATTACCTAGACTAAACTACATTATTCTCATTAATGCTATATTCTGTGTGCAGTACATTTTAATTTACTGCATTAGTACCATTtggaaattttgataatttagcaataatataaattcatgcattatcaaaattttaaatcatggcAAATACGAAAAAAGTTTGAGAACAAACgctgtgtgtgtatatatatatagctctCTGAAACTTCTTCCATTATCAACACTATAATAAACATGTCAAAatttgtactatatatatattttttaaatttttttatcatttatctacattatttataataaaaacaatccacttaaataaattcattataccTGTTGCAAAATGAGCACTGAAAGATGAAAAATTACACTTCTTGACAAGATAATGAAATGCACAATAATTATCagatcatattaatatttatgataaatatttcaatatttcataaaatgtggGTTTTAAAGAAAGTAGCAACAGTTCTTCAACAGGAACAGAAAGAGTCACCAcatacaaattctaaaaaaaaaaaaaaaaagatccaaacTAAACTATCTTTCTAATATAATTAGCAAAAATcctatatatgtaaaatattataaaaatatagctgACATGTGTAAAGATCAAACATGATTTGTATGATGCATTAATAATTCAACAGGTTTAaaagtgtgtgtatatatatatatatgtatgtgtgtgctaTTAAGAAATTTGACAACATATCAAACACAATGAAACAACATTATTGTGTTCAGTAAgtaactgtaatatatatatatatatatatatatatatatatatatatatatatatatatatatatatatatatatatatatatatatatatatatatatatatatatatataaggatattAAGAATGCTATCTTCTTGCATATTTAGCAATtcagacagataaaaaaaaagtcaactaaTTTGTGATTGACCTTTGGATTTTTGATTGTTAAGTATTTAAAGTTTGAAGGATCAAATAGCTGTTTGtcaacaaaagtaaatttttaccTGTGACTGAAATTTCATCAATGGCCTGACAAATTACTTTCTTCATAAAAACAGAATGAATGGAAGTGAATTGCATAAATGCTGGCTAGAAAACACCCACGAGTGAAATGAAGGATTATGATTTGGATGCATCCATAGTGataatattatagttttaaaattctttttatacatatttttcagagAGGTTCTTCATCATAAAACAGGATGagctttattttagaagttaaaatcTGATAGAATTGGATCTCACAAAAGTTGTTTCAAAAGACGATAGAATAAAGCAAAGCAATAATGTCATCTGCAGAAGTGTCTACATCTGTAAACAAATTTTCAGTCAAAATCTTCATCTTTTTCTACAGTCTTGTTTTTTAGgtacattttacaatattatttttagttccaAAGCTGTTGCCAATCTTCTGCAGGCATTCTTTctctaataacaataaatatagcACAATCATGTTTTTGTCaggtacaaataaaatataattacaagaacaagaaatttgacaaaaaaaaatttaacttaaaagatataaatttactttttaactaaataaaaattgataaatattgataatataatcaggggttttaataaaaaaatatagaacgtAAATGgtgtaaaacaaatatatatctcACAAATAATGGACAACAATATTCTAAAAAGCATATACTTgtgcatatttgtttttaaattttaaacctgtagtttgattaattaaatttattagatttgaaGTATGCTCATTtcataaacatgaaaatttttactttatcagataaacatttttttttaatgtttaatacatatcagcattcaaaattaaaaacatataagataccattaaattaaaaataagtatactcACTCTATTACACACATATGATGTTATATATCATAACAAACAAATACAAGATAAATTtcgtttgtaaattttttttgtttaacataaaatttcaatatgttatAAACTGCAATATCTGTAGTACATTCAACAAGATCATATCTTGCTAAAGTTTTATACACTTTATAAGATTAGGTTCATTAATTGTGAAAAATCACTAAAATgattactatttaataatattatttatttgatgtagtatttcattgttatttcttaTCAGTAATATGTAAATGTTTATATGAAAGTAATTCttatgaaaagaaatacaataacactaaaaaatacctgaaaataaaaaatttagaataaaacaaaattcatgaGGCACctgttgtataaaaattaaatatgattactattcttatttcgaaaaaaattaaagtatttcaattttaagacAAATCCTTACATCAGAAGCTGAATCTGCAGCATTTTTCAATAACGTTGTGTGAAAAGTCCGAATTTGCTAGATTTGAAAACAGATATTGACTAGAATGTAAACAGAATGGGATAAATCGTTCATTCCGAACTGGAAGTGCCGTTCAATACTGCAAAGAAAACGGCCGCAGAGAAGATCTCTTTCTCTGTgaccgagaccttactaccaagCCAGCGCGGAACGGAATTTGACACTCTAGAAATCGACCAGACCATGTCAACCTAAATGAGTACAATCAGCAATTCTTTTCTCATtatttcgtttgattttttttatagaattcgaAGCCGAACTGGTATTCGAATAATGAACGAATGGCCATGAAGGATTTCTAAACCTAACGACTACTTCTCAGGATGCAAGTTTGTTTACAAAACAATGACTGAAAACGATACTTTGTACAAGTTATTAAGAAAACAGCAGAATTTTAATAAGTAGgctttaatcaaataattactgtaaactatattttcatgtattatttatttttcgttttaataaCAACATTACAAGAAGAAAAAACTGTAGTTGTTAAATTGTaattaagtatttgaaaaatctGCTGCCTTTTAATATCCTTAGTTACTTTTCCATATATAAGATTTGAACTTTTTACACATTAAGATAAGAATATTTGGGTATTGGGCTTAGATTaaagttttgagtaaaaattattatgatcttaaagaaatttaaagtatatgctgTGTTTTAGTATAGctgtcaaaaattttaaacattttataggcaAACTTTGTACTAATTGAAGTAAATTActaccaaaataaactacattctTTAGACTAgagaatatattagaatttcaaaattattaataaaatagtttacaGTAACTAGAGCAATTATTTATAAggttttcagtaatattaaatgttattttttagataaatgaaaataattaaaaaaatttaccataTGATATGAATTTTTCCAAACAAATTCCTTAGAGAACTgcttaaatttaatcataaaatttctaaccaacctattgataaaataaaatttttaatgatgaaattatttatataatttatttttgagaaaaatacatgtttaatttaaatttcaatacttttattttttacagtattgTTTAGAAATATGATGGAATTCATCATATTTATAGATTATGTCCTTATACTATTgtgctttataaatttttatctttaacattTTCTCTAGCAATTTTGTTGTTTTAGCTTTGCAGTATCTTTTGTTACTAACCCCTTCCAGtaagaattaataatgaaaaattgggCACAAAACagcgatttaatttttattaaaaacaaatttcattttataattcttgcataatgttaattaaaactatattattcatATGGATATGATTGTAATTCATAAGTTCATATTCAATACTTTGTCAAAAACCTCTAATGACTTCGAATAAGTACTTAGTTTTACCAACATCAGAGCATTTACACCAGGCACTCtcacaaatttctttatttcatgcaCATTATCTATTTCCTTCCATTCTTCTGATGATGTGTCTACGATTCCAGAATATTTGCTAGAATCACTTACTAGTCGCCTAGTATGTTTTTATCTTCTTGGTAATATTTCACTATCATGAGTTTCATTATCAGTATgacataaatatttacttatttcttctgATTCTTCAGAATCCCTCCAATCACCTTCATATTCATAATCTGCACTATCCATTACTGTATTCAGTTCACAACatgtttttcttttagaaaaccGATGTTTACcctaaatgtttataaaattgaaaccCCACTGATTAACAACAATTTAGTTGCGATTTGTATCAAGAAATTCTAATTGTAAgcaatatgttataaaaatccatgataataatataagtaataaaagtgATGCTGGATTCAATATACTAGAccctttaaaccaaatttattatcatattctaCAGTAACTTTAGTCGCGTTGTGAGTATAACTTGTCATCGTGCTGTATTcatgaaaattcaataacaaactATACTTGTCCTTTTACTTGAAGAGGTTTAACTCTTTATTGAACTTATTGTAGTTATGAATGCTCCAAATATTAAGTTTGATAgctcatcattaatttttatgagtaaagtttatttctatatctcaaaaatttaaaactttgttaatattcttcaatttaaaaataattgtttgtgaTTATTAGAAACAACTACTGtttatttatcacatttcaaTTTGTATTCCCTTTTTTTGAGAATAATTGTCAGACTATTCCAAATTGCAGTTTTTTGAAGGACAGATCTAATATCTTTTCTCCTCAATCGGACttttacagttaaattatttttgttattacccattattataaattccaaaataaattgatattgcAGGCCTGATTAAACTGCAGTTATTATCTCAAAAAgttaattggaatttaaatggAGGATACATTTAATTATGgggaataaataattaacattgccatatttaaaaattgtttttcaaactcaaaatatGCTCTTGACAATTTGTCAAAAACATATTTCCATGAAGAAAATGCtgttagagagagagagagagagagagaaaagctTTATATAAAGCATTCTTTTCATGAAAtctgtacttatataaagctcaatgtgtgtgtgtgtgttggcgttctacaggccataccgtttgacctacagctaccaaatttggtacatgtataccttagaggtcggcaatgtgcacctggggtcccattttttgaatttttaattagaattttaattattaattaaaaactaactttcccgccaaatgagtaaggcttcagtttttcccccaccgccaaatgagtaaggcttcagtttccccccccccccactctaatgaggctaggcttaagatttttcggtcaattatttcaaacgattctgtttattttctaaatttttgatgcacttaaaattaaatattgttaattaatcgatctttgagattcattttgaagtacttttgaattaaaataaaacagaataaaggaaattaaaaatttctaatccgcatagcattaccccaactggcttagaaaaattcacgcatttgcgttaccttaactggcgtagaaaaattcacgtatttgcgttaccttaactggcgttgaaaattcgcgcatgcacattgtgttctgattgttgagaattattatcaacggatgcagactggatttaaattatttttagattcattgtatgcttttgtaattaaaatgtatttatgttagttatatattttttgtatatgcttatagttttaagtacatcgttttttaagtagtttttttaaaacctgttttcaaccgtttattttaaacgattcgttttattttcttagtgtttgatgcatttaaaattaaatattgttaattgatcgatctggtcatgatgaatctgagaaaattttgttgacaaattcttgaaatattacataaattaagaaagatattctttagtgcccataaagtttaaacgctcagtgactgttttcagtaatcatattacaaaaaaatactttgtttcagtaaaaaatattattatattaattgcagattaatcctttccactttaatttaaagtataaattctacgggtgctaacagaaaattagagagatacatattacgttatgactgaaggcgtttataatattatgagtgaattatatgactatcaaaatttgaagttttaaaatattttgatgaagaagctattaaagtaggaactgcataaaacattaattaattaaaattttaacgaacattaagattggcgaaccggctggtcgccaaaggcggttagtaaataataaatcacCCTTTGGTTTCATACAAAGCGAAAA is part of the Argiope bruennichi chromosome 10, qqArgBrue1.1, whole genome shotgun sequence genome and harbors:
- the LOC129988331 gene encoding oocyte zinc finger protein XlCOF19-like, which produces MEVSVKTNEANLVSDPPHDACGIDTNIHIQTRTNQNPKCDLCGEFFFGKSCSCESVRNDAVEKPYSCDTCGRKFSKEGYLNKHSRCHTNEKLFSCDKCGKNFSHKHRLNYHYRLHSNEKPFSCDMCGKLFLQKSNLNQHKRIHSGDRPYSCDTCSKAFSTKQYLKRHYRTHTNEKPYSCIVCEKRFSLKQCLNSHYRSHTNEKPYSCEICNKQLSHKQSLRGHYLTHKNEKPYSCDVCNLRFNSKGQLKEHYRRHTDEKPIS